One genomic region from Yarrowia lipolytica chromosome 1C, complete sequence encodes:
- a CDS encoding uncharacterized protein (Compare to YALI0C00110g, weakly similar to uniprot|Q9P731 Neurospora crassa Hypothetical 48.8 kDa protein) codes for MALFINLLAVFVSLIIGGTIYLDRSFSELTNRVSWNDRHVYNKAAEYNAASCKVSKAIPEACEDSIVDDSTGLVYFSCGETENRTKWFPGCNWWDKEGMTTNSFYVYDPETRDFEKMNLDYHGEFVSHGLSLLKDPNNPDTRYIFSVNHKSTGSIISIFSFQAGTNDVSHVGDIKDSRIYTPNSVTAYVEDDGSIAIMYTNDHLFRKGFMRHVEDSYGPFMWGHVGNCNFKIEDGDIKGLSCSRVAVENSYPNGITHIPDTKEFLVADTRLGTLSSFKWDVDTKSLNLQHSTPFGAALDNVHVIAGTKDVIVAGFPDEKQVFYKFRNMHDKSIKVESLVFRANSRDNYTVPHVLQKTDGLHGLQVVTNYNYLPKHDRLLGSSVCSEGILICDNIYGIIM; via the coding sequence ATGGCACTTTTCATCAATCTGCTTGCTGTTTTTGTCAGTCTGATAATTGGCGGCACTATTTATTTGGACCGCTCGTTCTCAGAGCTGACCAACAGAGTGAGTTGGAATGACAGACATGTATACAACAAGGCGGCAGAGTACAACGCAGCCTCATGCAAGGTGTCAAAAGCGATCCCAGAGGCGTGTGAAGACAGCATTGTGGATGACTCGACTGGTCTTGTCTACTTCAGCTGTGGCGAAACGGAAAACAGAACAAAATGGTTCCCGGGATGCAATTGGTGGGACAAGGAGGGCATGAccacaaacagcttctATGTCTATGATCCGGAGACGCGAGACTTTGAAAAAATGAACCTGGACTACCATGGTGAGTTCGTGTCGCATGGCCTGTCTCTGTTGAAGGACCCCAACAACCCCGACACTCGATACATCTTCTCAGTCAACCACAAGAGTACTGGCAGCATCATTTCGATTTTCTCGTTCCAGGCCGGCACCAACGACGTATCTCATGTTGGCGACATCAAAGACTCGCGAATCTACACACCAAACTCCGTCACCGCCTACGTCGAAGACGATGGCTCGATCGCCATCATGTATACAAACGACCACCTCTTCCGAAAAGGCTTCATGCGACATGTGGAGGACAGCTACGGGCCGTTCATGTGGGGGCATGTTGGTAACTGCAACTtcaagattgaggacgGAGACATCAAGGGCCTGTCTTGCAGTCGAGTGGCTGTGGAAAACTCGTACCCCAATGGAATCACCCACATCCCCGACACCAAGGAATTCTTGGTGGCTGACACCCGTCTCGGTACTTTGTCGTCCTTCAAGTGGGATGTGGATACAAAGAGTCTAAACCTCCAGCACTCGACACCATTTGGTGCTGCTCTGGACAATGTGCATGTCATTGCTGGAACAAAGGATGTCATTGTGGCTGGTTTCCCCGATGAAAAGCAGGTGTTCTACAAGTTCAGAAATATGCATGACAAGTCTATCAAAGTGGAGTCGTTGGTCTTCAGAGCTAACAGTCGAGACAATTACACGGTCCCCCACGTGCTGCAAAAGACTGACGGACTTCATGGCCTCCAGGTGgtcaccaactacaactatCTGCCCAAGCACGACCGGCTTCTGGGAAGCAGTGTTTGTTCGGAAGGAATTTTGATTTGCGACAACATTTACGGAATCATCATGTAA
- a CDS encoding uncharacterized protein (Converted to coding from non-coding YALI0C00132g, similar to DEHA0D11396g Debaryomyces hansenii IPF 1233.1 frameshift no start) has protein sequence MFVALQVDRGNLGQALTDNLLDDLGMTTNDYNKGNTIFLCSFLAAEIPSQLISKKIGPDRWVPAQMVLWSVVAASQGALTGKGSFYATRCLLGLLEGGFIPDLVLWLSYFYTSKELPFRLSLFWGSQTLTTILTSLMAFGLLRIHTSSIPHGWRWLFIIEGIMTLLIGLASFFKMPASPSQTKTWFRKNGWFTEREEKIVVNRVLRDDPYKGDLHNREGLSVKRIWNAFADYRLWPIYAAGMFSQIATNAVSFYMTLNLRGLGFSTFNTNLLTIPANVLHIIMMISITLSSEFFNERAFHCMAHPIWMLPGLMVLRFWKGALVDKWGTWAVMTIILGQPQNHAILVSWTSRNSNTVSQRTMGQSLYNMFVQVGAIVGANIYRADDKPKYHRGNQQLIILYFILIVILAGTKLFYYVINKRRSEKWNAMTKDEQQHYRNTNTDSGSKRLDFRLAL, from the coding sequence ATGTTTGTGGCTCTCCAGGTTGACCGAGGCAACCTTGGCCAAGCTCTTACCGATAACCTGCTTGATGATCTGGGAATGACCACCAATGATTACAACAAGGGCAACACCATCTTCTTGTGTTCTTTCCTTGCTGCTGAGATTCCGTCACAGCTTATTTCCAAGAAGATCGGTCCTGATAGATGGGTCCCTGCCCAAATGGTACTGTGGTCTGTTGTCGCTGCTAGCCAGGGAGCTCTTACTGGTAAGGGTTCCTTTTACGCTACTAGATGTCTCTTGGGTCTGCTGGAGGGCGGTTTTATCCCCGATCTTGTCTTGTGGTTGTCCTACTTTTACACATCGAAAGAGCTGCCTTTCAGACTATCTCTATTCTGGGGCTCACAGACACTGACTACGATTCTGACCTCTCTCATGGCCTTCGGACTGCTGCGTATCCACACCTCTTCTATTCCCCatggttggagatggctgTTTATCATTGAGGGCATTATGACTCTGTTGATTGGTCttgcctccttcttcaagatGCCTGCTTCACCTTCACAAACCAAAACATGGTTTCGTAAAAACGGCTGGTTCACAGAACGTGAAGAGAAGATTGTGGTCAACCGAGTGCTCAGAGACGACCCTTATAAAGGAGATCTGCACAATCGAGAGGGTCTTTCTGTCAAGAGAATCTGGAACGCCTTTGCCGACTACCGTCTGTGGCCCATCTATGCTGCCGGCATGTTCAGTCAAATCGCCACGAACGCTGTCAGCTTCTACATGACTCTCAACCTCAGAGGTCTGGGCTTTTCCACCTTCAACACCAATTTACTTACAATCCCTGCTAATGTACTCCACATCATTATGATGATTTCCATCACCCTGTCTTCTGAATTCTTCAACGAACGAGCGTTCCATTGTATGGCTCACCCCATTTGGATGCTGCCTGGACTCATGGTGCTGCGATTCTGGAAGGGTGCCTTGGTAGACAAGTGGGGTACGTGGGCGGTAATGACTATCATCTTGGGTCAGCCTCAAAACCACGCCATTCTTGTATCGTGGAcctccagaaactccaACACTGTCTCCCAGAGAACTATGGGCCAGTCGCTTTACAACATGTTTGTGCAAGTCGGAGCCATTGTGGGTGCCAACATTTACCGAGCTGACGACAAGCCAAAGTACCATCGAGGCAATCAACAGCTAATCATTTTGTACTTCATCCTGATTGTTATCCTCGCGGGTACTAAGCTGTTCTATTATGTCATCAACAAACGCCGAAGTGAAAAGTGGAACGCCATGACGAAGGATGAGCAACAGCATTacagaaacacaaacacggACTCTGGCAGTAAGCGTTTGGATTTCAGGTTGGCTCTGTGA
- a CDS encoding uncharacterized protein (Compare to YALI0C00165g, similar to uniprot|Q9P371 Schizosaccharomyces pombe, similar to Saccharomyces cerevisiae YLR073C; ancestral locus Anc_8.13), translating into MLSIAEIAAKGLDYPYTNNTSFRVWIHVVGTVLREAEIYRDDGDFEKAYLLYTRFADLLLNKMPGHPGLKANRALFKKMTGKMPGVLQEMQQLKKALEVQITEEKKAEEERQRKLRALQQASDSGRSGGSRGSGSTSRIDDLRSQLGQGGPDHVNLEDYSFGRYDTRQVSEPMYEHGNWQQQAHHQHDTFDYPDLNRELSSVLSPYVYESGPLTLSPTAGQIRLADSPPAIPAKPAALKASYEKPAAPAPPTTSSSSVEHTSRYTTEGGLALRSLFIPAELEATFLKVAHANTVKNLETCGILCGKLSRNAFFVTHLMIPPQESTSDTCQTTNEELLFEQIDENDLFVLGWIHTHPTQTCFMSSVDLHTQNSYQIMLPEAVALVCAPQHDPNFGIFRLSDPPGVDIIKNCNRGGFHPHTEDNIYNNARHAMVKNGLPFKMKDLRS; encoded by the coding sequence ATGTTATCGATAGCGGAAATCGCAGCCAAAGGGCTGGACTACCCCTATACTAACAACACCAGCTTCCGTGTATGGATCCACGTGGTTGGCACGGTTCTGCGCGAGGCTGAAATTTACCGCGATGATGGTGATTTCGAGAAGGCTTATCTGCTGTACACGCGGTTCGCAGACCTGttgctcaacaagatgcCTGGGCATCCCGGGCTCAAGGCCAACAGGGCGCTATTCAAGAAAATGACCGGCAAGATGCCCGGGGTTCTGCAAGAGATGCAGCAGCTGAAGAAGGCTCTTGAGGTGCAAATCACGGAGGAGAAAaaggctgaggaggaacGACAACGAAAACTACGAGCATTACAACAAGCCTCCGACAGTGGAAGAAGCGGTGGCAGCAGGGGCAGCGGAAGTACGAGCCGTATTGACGACCTGAGATCACAACttggtcaaggaggcccaGATCATGTGAATTTGGAAGACTATTCATTTGGTCGATATGATACACGACAAGTGTCTGAGCCAATGTACGAGCATGGAAACTGGCAACAACAAGcacatcatcaacatgaTACGTTCGACTATCCCGATCTCAACCGGGAGTTATCATCCGTTCTTTCACCCTACGTTTATGAGTCCGGACCACTTACGCTGTCGCCTACAGCTGGCCAGATTCGACTTGCGGACTCACCTCCAGCGATCCCAGCTAAACCAGCAGCATTAAAAGCATCATATGAGAAACCAGCCGCCCCAGCACCACCTACAacgtcatcttcatctgTGGAACACACTTCACGATACACCACTGAAGGAGGACTGGCCCTGCGGTCCCTGTTCATTCCGGCTGAGTTGGAGGCCACCTTCCTCAAGGTTGCGCACGCCAACACCGTTAAAAACCTCGAGACCTGCGGTATTTTATGCGGGAAGTTGTCGCGAAATGCATTCTTCGTCACACATCTGATGATCCCACCTCAGGAAAGCACCTCTGACACGTGTCAGACAACGAATGAGGAGCTTCTATTTGAGCAGATTGATGAAAATGATCTCTTTGTACTCGGATGGATCCACACACACCCCACACAGACCTGTTTCATGTCATCTGTGGACCTGCATACCCAGAATTCGTATCAGATCATGCTGCCTGAGGCTGTGGCTCTTGTGTGCGCGCCTCAGCATGATCCCAACTTTGGCATCTTCAGACTGTCGGATCCTCCGGGTGTTGACATTATCAAGAACTGTAACAGGGGCGGTTTCCACCCGCATACAGAGGATAACATTTACAACAATGCTCGACATGCTATGGTCAAGAACGGTCTCCCGTTCAAGATGAAGGACCTGAGATCATAA